A stretch of DNA from Saccharomycodes ludwigii strain NBRC 1722 chromosome I, whole genome shotgun sequence:
TGATTATGACATTGACTTTGACTGGCATTTGTTACCcgaacatttttttttttttttttaaataaaagctTGGAAAGAAAGATGTAAAAcatcaagaaaaatatttatgctagttttttttttcctttgcTTCCCTTCCTTTTTCCCTCTGtctaaatgtttttaaacatATGTACCGTATCTGaaatattccaaaaaagaaaaaaaacaagtaTGGTTTCAACAGCAGCAGTGGCAATTGGTGCTATTGCAGAACTAACTTTGGATCCCAATTTAAAGTATAATGTGTTATTACCCATTTCAATAGTTATGATTTTAACAGGACTTATCCGTAACTACGTGATGGTTCTGATTCGTCCTAACATTCCAGTAATGCCTAGAGTGAAGATTACAGAACAGCAGTATATCAATAAGGGTCAGATATTGTTACAAAATGGGGCTGTCTTGACACCAGATGGGTTTAAGATGAGAAAAGAGCTTATGGCCAAATTATTGGGCGAGGCTCAGTTTGTTGCTGTGaaacaaaacaacaatGCTATTACGAATGATGCTGCTGACCAGGGCGCAACCCAACAGCAAAAGCCAGAAAATCCATTAAGCGATCCCAATGCGTCAGATGCTATGATGTCTATGGCTAAAGGTAATTTAGCGAATTATATTCCACAAACTTTAATCATGTGGTGGgttaatcatttttttgctgGATTTGTTTTGATGAAATTGCCATTCCCTTTGACCGTTAGGTTTAAAGAAATGTTACAAAGTGGCGTTATGACCAATGACTTGGACGCTCGTTGGGCAAGCAGTATTTCatggtattttatttctatgtTTGGTATGAATCcattattcaatttaattttaaatgatgCAACGTTGCAATCAGATGTTTCCGGTATAAGTAATGACCCAACGATGGGTATGCCTGGTGCAGCCGGTGGTATCAACCCTGAACAAACAATGAGGGAATTGTCGAATGATATAACCATTGCTCCATACGAGAATGGTTATGAGGGTTTAGAAgagaaaattttaaaaatatattcttgAGTCTATTGGAAACTAGGCTCGTTTGGTTGGATATATACCTTGAATTTATCTTCTATTTggtatatttttagttaATAGACAAGTATTAAATATAgttgaaaatttattatgttTTTCACTTGCATTGTTtacataaatataaattttttttttttttttttttttaaataagtaacaagtttatatatacttGATTTAGGATCCAAGTAATGGGTTATATAGTTGtgatataaattattaggCTCTAATCTTGTATATTCAAACTTGAGCGGTATGATTAAACTGATGGAAAATACGTTATTAGTCAAACTTTGTGATTACTTTAGCGCTCTGTGCATTTTCTGTGCAGGTAATAACCTAGCTGTTAGTTAgtatcaaattttttttttttaatgagaaacgaatttttttttcttttttttttcttttcttttttttccccttctgtctttcttttatatatattctgaatttttaatatataaatgatgttattaatgttattaaaGCACAATACAATACTATATTAATCATTAATCACTACATAtagattttgaaaaaaaataaaaagggtcaaacaaaaaaaaaaaaaattgaaatgcAGACTATCATATGTATTGGTATGGCTGGGAGTGGAAAAACCACTTTTATGCAACGTTTAAATTCACACTTACATTCTAAAAAGAATCCGCCATACGCCATAAATTTGGATCCTGCAGTTTTAAAAGTTCCATATGGTACTCACATTGATATAAGAGAttctattaaatataaaaaagttatgGAAAACTATCAATTAGGGCCTAATGGTGCAATAGTAACTTCgttgaatttattttctacaAAAATAGATCAAgtaattaatattgttgaGAAAAGACaggataattataaatattgcATTATAGATACCCCAGGTCAAATAGAATGTTTTGTTTGGAGTGCTAGTGGTAGTATTATAACCGAATCATTTGCATCTACTTTCCCCACTGTTATTGCCTATATAGTTGACACACCAAGAAACACCAGTCCCACTACATTTATGAGTAATATGTTGTACGCTTGTTCTATTTTATACAAGACGAAATTGCCGatgattattgtttttaacaaGACTGATGTTAAAAAAGCTGATTTTGCCAAGGAGTGGATGACTgactttgaaaaatttcaaCAAGCGCTTAGCGAAGATCGTGAATTAAATGGGGAAGGTGATAGTATGGGTAGTGGATATATGGGATCTTTGGTTAATTCCATGTCTTTAATGTTGGAAGAATTTTATTCACAATTGGATATGGTTCAGTGTTCGAGTTACACTGGTGCTGGGTTTGATGACTTCCTCAACGCTGTCGATAAGAAGATGGATGAATacgaaaaatattataaagttgaaagagaaagaattttgaaagaaaaggctgaaaaattagaaaatgaTAAGGAAAGATCGCTAAATAAACTAATGAACGATTTGGGAATTAAAGATAAGAATggagaaaagaagaaaagcaATGTTGATGACGAAGTAGAAGTTCTAAGTGATTATGAAGAGGGAGAGCATGATGGTATAATATTAAgagatgaagaagaagattatGTTGAAAGAGAATATACGTTTCCAACCAGTGACAGAGAAAAGGGTGAGGTTAATGAAAGCACAGAACCAGATTTACAAAAGAGATACCAAGATGCGTTTGAAAGTACTGCAAAACCGGTAAGTGGCGAAACAGCCAAAAACATAGCGCGTTATATTAGTCAATagatttgtttattatttatttaaaaaaatagttggcaattttttttacgttTTCTACACTAATactctctttttttatatatatagtccTTGTTCCATAGAATCTGGCACTTCACCAAAACCATACAAACCCTTCCACGATATTGGTGGAGATAGATCTTTAATAGtcaatttctttattcTATTTGCACTGTTTTCGGACaccatatttttatagttGTAAGTGTATAAAATTTCTACTAAATAAGCAGCATCTTGTGAATTGTCGCCTTCATAAACAAACATGTCAAAATATGATAAATCCAAATGTATGTTAAAATGCAAGATATGATAAATCAATTTGAAGGCAAATCTGGTTCTGTCTAACCCGAGTTGGAAATTTTCCTTACGTGAAGTAAAATTAAGTAATAGTTTGTCAATGTTATTGCTTTTAATTGCAGTGTCACTTGGAGAAgataacaatgataaaGCTAAATATTTCTTGTCTATATCTTCAATTGAATTagaatcatttttttcaccaATAGACACTcttgaagaaaatattttatcttctATATAGATAGAATTATCGctgtcattattattgtcgGCCACCTGCATTTCATAAGGTCCAATACTATCTAGtactataatttttttaatttcatttttgtaCTCTTTTAATAAGGGCAATATAGctgaattaataaaattattttcatagGTTGGCACGATAGGAGTACGTTGTTGTATGATATAtgtgttttcttttttactGTAATACAATTCAATTGGTGTAGAGAATTGTTTTacgtttatttttgatgaaGTAGAAGCATCATCATTGGTATACAATTTGCTAATACCTTGTTCGCCTGAGAGCTTATCTAATGGACCTAGAAATGGATGCAAAAATTGTGCATTTAAATCTTTaacatatttataattgGTATGCTCATTATGTAACAATAAATCAACTGTTAGTTGAGGAACATTACCGGTAGAAACCAGTGGTATAATTAAGGTGGacatttttgattttgtaGATAACGATGGtggtaaaattaaaattattttttctgaaTATAAAAGATAACAACTACTTGATTCATAATATCACAAAAAGAtggaaaggaaaaaaaaaaaaaaaaaaaaggataatgCAAGAACTAATAAGAAATGTGaattacaaatattttataattatgtaTGAAGTTGTAGTGAAGAAAAGGGTACACGTTATAACTATGAGGGTTTTTGTCTTTTGTTCCCGCgggggttttttttaaaaaaaaaaaagaaataaagtggcaaaaaaaaacataagcTTTTTAGACAGAAACAacaagaatattttttttttttggataatataaacaaacaattCATGCCAAAAGTAATTACGaattgtttattaatttaaatttatgtCCGGGTGATAAACAGCTGCAATTGTAAGTAATATATATGgggttattatttatttattattattattattattatgttaaattatattaacaTAAAAAGTTGCAGGGCTagacaacaacaaaaaaggaTACATACTGGTCCTGCAGCTGTGAttatgaattaaaaaaaaaaaaaaaatgtagaTCTTATCAGAAAATAGagattcttttttctttttggatAACATgaccaagaaaaataattgttCCGGTCTgccttttgtttttcctaaaagatataaatattttacatGTTATGtgactttttatttttgttttggttAGCATTTTGTGCagatcttttaaaaaaattttttttattcgtttctttttttaattttaattttatttttatttttatttttattttttagcATACTTTGTTTTTCTAAACGAGGAAAACGCTATAGTCCATTACTTTATACGTACAAAAACCTAAATGATCgcaaaagaagaaaaaaataaaaaaaataataataataatgagaTGAGAAGTTAcaatgaacaaaaaaaaaaaaaaaaatctgaaattaataatcttaaacaatataataacattttcatcatcTGCAGAAAGACTTcatctatattttttaacttgaacttcctttttctttttcttttccttttcctttcctttctttttttttttttttttctttctttcttttcattttaacaaatatttaaagataataaaagaaagcTATAAGAACTGGACATTCTCtcaaaaagaataaaaaattttttttttccttatgtttattttccttattCTCTttgctctttttttcccttcttcttttccttttacacctttcttctttctcttttgaTGCtctattttaattaattctttCAATTGCTATTTGAAAACTCgctattaattttaatttatagtagaaattggaaaaaaaaagaattgtaAAAAAAGTCAAGAAAGTCTTTTAACAAGGTTAAAACTTTAATTACTAAgtaattgaaaaaaaaaaaaaaaacatatttattCCATTCTAAGCGAATAAAAGGTATATCTTCACTACATTAATTTAAAGGGAACTAAAAGAATCATCAAAACAACACATAAACTAATCATGTCTACCAATTTTGAAAAGCATTTTCAAGAGGATGTGGATAATTTAAACTTAGAGCAATTGAGAGATGTGCTAATAAACAAATCGGGTTCTACAAAATTAGCCAATAGGTTCAGGgctttatttaatttaaagtGTTATGCTGAAgatttcaataataaaaaaaaagctgaCACAGCAGTTCACTACATTTCCTTAGGCTTTGATAATGAGCCAagtgaattattaaaacatgAGGTCGCCTATGTGCTAGGCCAAACTAAAAATTTGACTGCTTGTCCATCCTTAAGAAAAACTATGCTGGATCCAACTCAACAATGTATGGTTAGACATGAGGCAGCAGAAGCTTTGGGCGCTTTAAATGACAATGATTCTATTCCATACTTGAAAAAGTGTATGAAAGAAGATCCAGAAGAAAGTGTTAGACAAACATGTGAATTGGCAATTTCAAGAATTGAATGGCAACATAGTGAAACTGCTAAAAAGGAAGTTTTGCAAGATTCTTTATATTCCTCAATAGACCCAGCACCACCCTTAGATTTGAGTCAAAACTATGATATTGAGCATTTAAAATCTATGCTAAACGACAACTCATTACCTTTATTTATAAGATATAGAGCTATGTTTAGATTGAGAGATATTGGTACTGATGAAGCTTGTTTTGCTTTAGCTTCTGGTTTCGATGACGATAGTGCATTGTTTAAACACGAAATTGCTTATGTGTTTGGCCAAATTGGTAATCCAGTTATTGTTCCTAATTTGATTGAGGTTTTGAATAGAGAAAAGGAAGCTCCAATGGTAAGACATGAAGCTGCTGAGGCTTTAGGTGCTATTGCTACTGATGATGTTTTACCTATTTTAAAGGACCACTTGCAAGACGACGAAGATGTTGTTAGGGAAAGTGCTATTGTTGCGTTAGATATGTATGATTATGAAAATAGTAATGATTTAGAATACGCACCATCATAGTATAGTGGTAATgccatatttatttatttaatttttttttttttttttttttttttttcttttactaTATGTTTCTTTTGTGTTTGTATTGTAGTTCACTTatgttaatttttatattatatatattttattattttttttaaatttgttgtCCGTATTGTATTagcattatttttttttttcaccgagttataaaattttccGTATAATAcgtgaagaaaaaaaaaaaaaaaaaaaaaacaacctctttttgttaataCTTTATTTGCTTCCGTATATTTTGTACTTTTTGACCAAATCTACTagaaaactttaaaaatgatagCCAAGAAAAATAGTGTGTCGACtagtatataaaaataactaatGTCTCACAATAAAATAGTATTTGTTACGGGGAATGCtaacaaattaaaagaagttCAACTTCTGTTGAAAGGGATCAAGTACGAGTTAGTTAATGAGCCGTTGGATTTGGACGAACTACAAGAATCCAAGTTGGAATCGATAGCGATTTCAAAAGTCAAGCAAGCAACAAGCCAGTTGGGTGCAGGTGTACCGGTGTTTGTTGAAGATACTGCCCTGTGTTTTAATGCAATGAATGGTCTTCCAGGTGCCTATATTAAATGGTTTGTTAAAGAAATGGGcattgataatatttataaaatgttGACTGGCTTTGAAGATAAAACAGCAAAAGCTATTACTACGATTGCTTACTCTGATGCTATGGGTAAAATCCATGTTTTCCAAGGGATAACTGAGGGTACTATTGTTGAACCCCAAGGTCCTAGAACTTTTGGATGGGATTCACTTTTTAAACCTAATGATGGTGTTGGCTTGACATATGCTCAAATGGataaagaggaaaaaaataaaatttctcAAAGGGCAAGagctttttttaaattaaaagaatatttagaacaacaataaaaaaaaaaagtggaaGGTTGAAAAGAGTAATGATATCTTTGTTAGATATATttatcatatatatttacatttGTATAcccttttatttaatagcgataacaacaaaatcaataaatgacttttttttttgtcacaAAATATCGGCTAACATGGCTAgtatttgatatttaaGATGGTCTTattctttaaatatttgctagttaaaaaaagtcaCTTTTCTTTAATCTGGTCCGTTAGAGACGGGAAAGTGTTAATAATCGGTCCAAAGTATTTcttgaatattattttttagtgAAAAGTTTACCCGACGAtattctatatatatatctccGTAGTGTCTTGATTTCGGATTTCGGTGTAATGAGTATATATACTAGAGTACTTTAAGTTATTGGGGAgcaaaaacatttaaattgaaaaaaaaaaaa
This window harbors:
- the EMC3 gene encoding ER membrane complex subunit EMC3 (similar to Saccharomyces cerevisiae YKL207W | EMC3 | ER Membrane protein Complex), giving the protein MVSTAAVAIGAIAELTLDPNLKYNVLLPISIVMILTGLIRNYVMVLIRPNIPVMPRVKITEQQYINKGQILLQNGAVLTPDGFKMRKELMAKLLGEAQFVAVKQNNNAITNDAADQGATQQQKPENPLSDPNASDAMMSMAKGNLANYIPQTLIMWWVNHFFAGFVLMKLPFPLTVRFKEMLQSGVMTNDLDARWASSISWYFISMFGMNPLFNLILNDATLQSDVSGISNDPTMGMPGAAGGINPEQTMRELSNDITIAPYENGYEGLEEKILKIYS
- the NPA3 gene encoding GTPase NPA3 (similar to Saccharomyces cerevisiae YJR072C | NPA3 | Nucleolar Preribosomal Associated), whose amino-acid sequence is MQTIICIGMAGSGKTTFMQRLNSHLHSKKNPPYAINLDPAVLKVPYGTHIDIRDSIKYKKVMENYQLGPNGAIVTSLNLFSTKIDQVINIVEKRQDNYKYCIIDTPGQIECFVWSASGSIITESFASTFPTVIAYIVDTPRNTSPTTFMSNMLYACSILYKTKLPMIIVFNKTDVKKADFAKEWMTDFEKFQQALSEDRELNGEGDSMGSGYMGSLVNSMSLMLEEFYSQLDMVQCSSYTGAGFDDFLNAVDKKMDEYEKYYKVERERILKEKAEKLENDKERSLNKLMNDLGIKDKNGEKKKSNVDDEVEVLSDYEEGEHDGIILRDEEEDYVEREYTFPTSDREKGEVNESTEPDLQKRYQDAFESTAKPVSGETAKNIARYISQ
- the ADD66 gene encoding Add66p (similar to Saccharomyces cerevisiae YKL206C | ADD66 | Alpha1-proteinase inhibitor-Degradation Deficient); translated protein: MSTLIIPLVSTGNVPQLTVDLLLHNEHTNYKYVKDLNAQFLHPFLGPLDKLSGEQGISKLYTNDDASTSSKINVKQFSTPIELYYSKKENTYIIQQRTPIVPTYENNFINSAILPLLKEYKNEIKKIIVLDSIGPYEMQVADNNNDSDNSIYIEDKIFSSRVSIGEKNDSNSIEDIDKKYLALSLLSSPSDTAIKSNNIDKLLLNFTSRKENFQLGLDRTRFAFKLIYHILHFNIHLDLSYFDMFVYEGDNSQDAAYLVEILYTYNYKNMVSENSANRIKKLTIKDLSPPISWKGLYGFGEVPDSMEQGLYI
- the LIA1 gene encoding deoxyhypusine monooxygenase (similar to Saccharomyces cerevisiae YJR070C | LIA1 | Ligand of eIF5A) yields the protein MSTNFEKHFQEDVDNLNLEQLRDVLINKSGSTKLANRFRALFNLKCYAEDFNNKKKADTAVHYISLGFDNEPSELLKHEVAYVLGQTKNLTACPSLRKTMLDPTQQCMVRHEAAEALGALNDNDSIPYLKKCMKEDPEESVRQTCELAISRIEWQHSETAKKEVLQDSLYSSIDPAPPLDLSQNYDIEHLKSMLNDNSLPLFIRYRAMFRLRDIGTDEACFALASGFDDDSALFKHEIAYVFGQIGNPVIVPNLIEVLNREKEAPMVRHEAAEALGAIATDDVLPILKDHLQDDEDVVRESAIVALDMYDYENSNDLEYAPS
- the HAM1 gene encoding nucleoside triphosphate pyrophosphohydrolase HAM1 (similar to Saccharomyces cerevisiae YJR069C | HAM1 | 6-n-HydroxylAMinopurine sensitive), which codes for MSHNKIVFVTGNANKLKEVQLLLKGIKYELVNEPLDLDELQESKLESIAISKVKQATSQLGAGVPVFVEDTALCFNAMNGLPGAYIKWFVKEMGIDNIYKMLTGFEDKTAKAITTIAYSDAMGKIHVFQGITEGTIVEPQGPRTFGWDSLFKPNDGVGLTYAQMDKEEKNKISQRARAFFKLKEYLEQQ